The following proteins are co-located in the Egicoccus sp. AB-alg2 genome:
- the dxs gene encoding 1-deoxy-D-xylulose-5-phosphate synthase — translation MVLETIDSPADVKALPADQLPQLAEELRAAIVAAVARVGGHLGSNLGVVELAIALHRTFDSPRDLLVWDTGHQAYVHKMLTGRRDLFDTLRQAGGLSGYPSRAESPHDLVENSHASTALSWAFGVARAQIGVPAEDRRRVVAVVGDGALTGGMAYEALNNLGHHQLPAIIVLNDNGRSYAETVSRLSERLADLRTDPRYRKVRGRFDRVMDRLPLVERLTDAGLEAVKAAVSEAPALQSFVEALGVRYLGPYDGHDVGKLEHALATAARLQTPVLVHVLTQKGKGYEPAETDPEKKLHDTSAFDIATGRSTGAKPRSWTQAFSEAVLDLADERPDLVAITAAMPGSTGLLPLAERDPDRVLDVGIAEQHAATAAAGLAYAGKLPLFAVYSTFFSRAFDQANLDVGLHDAHVLFVFDRAGITGDDGPSHHGILDLSLSLRIPAMTVLAPSCEEDLRALLGVAAGLDGPVTIRFPKGAALPGERLGVTGVDRDLGLRARQLREGADVCVLAVGDRVGPALEAADLLAEDGHEAAVWDVRSVRPVDATMLDAAAASPLVVTVENGLVGGGAGTELVDRLVERAGVRQAPPVLKLGVPDGYLPHGKPDRILAELGLDAAGIAAATRKVLTDQR, via the coding sequence GTGGTGCTCGAGACCATCGATTCGCCCGCCGACGTGAAAGCGCTGCCCGCCGACCAGCTCCCGCAGCTGGCCGAGGAACTGCGGGCGGCCATCGTCGCGGCGGTTGCCCGCGTGGGCGGCCACCTGGGCTCCAACCTCGGCGTCGTCGAGCTCGCGATCGCGCTGCACCGGACCTTCGACTCGCCTCGCGACCTGCTCGTGTGGGACACGGGCCACCAGGCCTACGTGCACAAGATGCTCACGGGCCGCCGCGACCTGTTCGACACGCTCCGGCAGGCCGGCGGGCTCTCCGGCTATCCCAGTCGTGCCGAGTCGCCCCATGACCTCGTGGAGAACTCACACGCCTCGACCGCCCTGTCCTGGGCGTTCGGCGTCGCACGTGCCCAGATCGGCGTGCCGGCCGAGGACCGCCGCCGCGTCGTCGCCGTGGTCGGCGACGGTGCGCTCACCGGCGGCATGGCGTACGAGGCGCTCAACAACCTCGGGCACCACCAGCTGCCGGCCATCATCGTCCTGAACGACAACGGCCGCTCGTACGCGGAGACCGTGAGCCGACTGTCCGAGCGGCTGGCCGACCTGCGGACCGACCCGCGCTATCGCAAGGTGCGGGGCCGCTTCGACCGCGTGATGGACCGGCTTCCGCTGGTCGAACGGCTGACCGACGCGGGTCTCGAGGCGGTCAAGGCCGCGGTCTCCGAGGCACCGGCGCTGCAGTCGTTCGTCGAGGCGCTCGGCGTGCGCTACCTCGGCCCCTACGACGGCCACGACGTCGGCAAGCTCGAGCACGCCCTGGCGACGGCCGCGCGCCTGCAGACACCGGTCCTGGTCCACGTGCTGACCCAGAAGGGCAAGGGCTACGAGCCGGCGGAGACCGACCCGGAGAAGAAGCTCCACGACACCTCGGCGTTCGACATCGCGACCGGCCGCTCGACCGGCGCCAAGCCGCGGTCGTGGACCCAGGCGTTCAGCGAAGCGGTGCTCGACCTGGCCGACGAGCGACCCGACCTGGTCGCGATCACGGCGGCCATGCCCGGCTCCACGGGGCTGCTCCCGCTGGCCGAACGCGACCCCGACCGCGTCCTGGACGTCGGCATCGCGGAGCAGCACGCCGCGACGGCGGCGGCCGGTCTCGCCTATGCCGGCAAACTGCCGCTGTTCGCGGTGTACTCGACGTTCTTCTCGCGGGCGTTCGACCAGGCCAACCTCGACGTCGGCCTCCACGACGCGCACGTGCTGTTCGTGTTCGACCGGGCCGGCATCACCGGCGACGACGGACCGAGCCACCACGGCATCCTCGACCTCTCCCTGAGCCTGCGCATCCCGGCGATGACGGTGCTCGCACCGTCGTGCGAGGAGGACCTGCGGGCACTGCTCGGCGTCGCCGCGGGACTCGACGGCCCCGTCACGATCCGGTTCCCGAAGGGGGCCGCTCTCCCCGGCGAGCGGCTGGGCGTCACCGGGGTCGACCGTGACCTGGGACTGCGGGCACGGCAGTTGCGCGAGGGTGCCGACGTGTGCGTGCTCGCTGTCGGTGACCGGGTCGGGCCGGCGCTGGAGGCGGCCGACCTGCTGGCCGAGGACGGCCACGAGGCCGCCGTCTGGGACGTGCGGAGCGTGCGTCCCGTCGACGCCACGATGCTGGACGCGGCCGCTGCGTCGCCCCTGGTGGTCACCGTGGAGAACGGGCTCGTCGGTGGCGGCGCGGGGACGGAACTGGTGGACCGGCTGGTCGAGCGTGCCGGCGTGCGGCAGGCCCCGCCGGTGCTGAAGCTGGGTGTGCCCGACGGCTACCTGCCACACGGCAAGCCGGACCGCATCCTCGCCGAACTCGGCCTCGACGCCGCGGGCATCGCGGCCGCGACCCGCAAGGTGCTCACCGACCAGCGCTGA
- a CDS encoding DUF2892 domain-containing protein: MQENVGDLDQRLRTAVGLGLVVGALGPFGARDGRGIGLAALVGGALALESAVTRTCPVNAWLGLDTRAA; encoded by the coding sequence GTGCAGGAGAACGTGGGGGACCTCGACCAGCGGCTGCGCACGGCTGTCGGCCTCGGTCTGGTCGTCGGCGCGCTCGGGCCGTTCGGCGCCCGTGACGGCCGGGGCATCGGGCTCGCCGCACTCGTGGGCGGCGCACTGGCGCTGGAGTCGGCCGTGACGCGGACCTGCCCCGTCAACGCGTGGTTGGGCCTGGACACGCGCGCTGCCTGA
- a CDS encoding alanine--glyoxylate aminotransferase family protein, whose product MRAGRHFLQIPGPTNVPDRVLQAIARPTIDHRGPEFAALGRRVLTGLRQVFRTEQPVIVYPSSGTGAWEAALVNTLSPGDAVLMYETGHFSTLWSQMAGRLGLDVEVLAGDWRTGVDAGRIHDALTAAPDRYRAVAVVHNETSTGVTSDVAAVRRALDEAGSDALLLADTISSLGSIDYRHDEWGVDVTVCGSQKGLMLPPGLGFNAISAKARAATGKARLPRSYWDWEDMLATADDGFFPYTPATNLLYGLAEAIDLLLEEGLDQVFARHDRHGEATRRAVEHWGLELLATVPDQRSSALTAVLLPEGHDADHFRRVALERFDVSLGAGLARLRGRVFRIGHLGDFNDLMLAGTLAGVEAALRLAGVPIKGGGVEAAMAYLAEQP is encoded by the coding sequence ATGCGTGCCGGACGACACTTCCTCCAGATCCCGGGACCCACCAACGTCCCCGACCGGGTCCTGCAGGCGATCGCCCGCCCGACGATCGACCACCGCGGCCCGGAGTTCGCCGCACTCGGCCGCCGGGTCCTGACCGGGCTCCGGCAGGTGTTCCGGACCGAGCAACCGGTGATCGTCTACCCATCCTCCGGCACGGGCGCGTGGGAGGCCGCGCTGGTCAACACGCTGTCGCCCGGCGACGCCGTCCTGATGTACGAGACCGGCCACTTCTCCACCCTGTGGTCGCAGATGGCCGGCCGGCTCGGACTGGACGTCGAGGTACTCGCCGGCGACTGGCGCACGGGCGTCGACGCCGGACGCATCCACGACGCACTCACGGCGGCACCCGACCGCTACCGGGCCGTCGCCGTGGTGCACAACGAGACGTCCACCGGCGTGACCAGCGACGTGGCAGCCGTCCGGCGCGCCCTGGACGAGGCGGGCTCCGACGCGCTGCTGCTCGCCGACACCATCTCGTCGTTGGGATCCATCGACTACCGCCACGACGAGTGGGGTGTCGACGTGACCGTCTGCGGCTCGCAGAAGGGGCTGATGCTCCCGCCCGGGCTCGGCTTCAACGCCATCAGTGCGAAGGCGCGCGCCGCCACCGGGAAGGCCCGTCTGCCACGGTCGTACTGGGACTGGGAGGACATGCTCGCGACCGCGGACGACGGGTTCTTCCCCTACACCCCCGCCACCAACCTCCTCTACGGACTCGCCGAGGCGATCGACCTGCTGCTCGAGGAGGGCCTCGACCAGGTCTTCGCGCGTCACGACCGGCATGGCGAGGCCACGCGCCGGGCCGTGGAGCACTGGGGCCTGGAACTGCTCGCGACCGTGCCGGACCAACGCTCCAGCGCCCTCACCGCCGTACTGCTGCCGGAGGGCCACGACGCCGACCACTTCCGAAGGGTCGCCCTGGAGCGATTCGATGTCTCCCTCGGCGCGGGCTTGGCGCGACTGCGGGGCCGCGTGTTCCGGATCGGCCACCTCGGCGACTTCAACGACCTCATGCTCGCCGGCACGCTCGCCGGTGTCGAGGCGGCCCTGCGGCTGGCCGGCGTCCCGATCAAGGGCGGCGGCGTCGAGGCGGCGATGGCCTACCTCGCCGAGCAACCCTGA
- a CDS encoding IclR family transcriptional regulator, producing MQSVERALDVLEVLATTGREMGISELGQATKLPYATIHRLTATLVARGYVRQDPRTRKYVLGARLVELGSAAGRMLGGSARPHLERLVELTGETANLALLEDGYVVYIAQASSRRMVRMFTEVGNRVLPHSTAVGKVLLAHQPRTVAERILARNGLPASTEHTITDLPAFLQELDRVRERGYALDLEEQEEGVSCVAVPLLPENGLVAAMSVSGPTGRMGGDRREQIVEHLRDVASELVTWMDGESVDLQPTANGV from the coding sequence GTGCAGTCGGTCGAGCGCGCGCTCGACGTGCTGGAGGTCCTGGCGACCACCGGCAGGGAGATGGGCATCAGCGAGCTGGGGCAGGCGACGAAGCTGCCGTACGCGACGATCCACCGGTTGACCGCGACGCTGGTCGCCCGCGGCTACGTCCGGCAGGACCCGCGGACGCGCAAGTACGTGCTCGGGGCGCGACTCGTGGAGTTGGGCAGCGCGGCCGGCCGCATGCTCGGCGGCTCGGCCCGCCCGCACCTCGAGCGCCTGGTGGAGCTCACCGGCGAGACCGCCAACCTGGCGCTGCTCGAGGACGGGTACGTGGTCTACATCGCCCAGGCGTCGTCGCGCCGCATGGTGCGGATGTTCACCGAGGTCGGCAATCGCGTGCTCCCGCACAGCACGGCCGTCGGCAAGGTCCTGCTGGCACACCAGCCGCGCACGGTGGCGGAACGCATCCTCGCGCGCAACGGGCTACCGGCCTCCACCGAGCACACCATCACCGACCTGCCGGCCTTCCTGCAGGAACTCGACCGGGTCCGCGAGCGCGGGTACGCGCTCGACCTCGAGGAGCAGGAGGAGGGCGTCAGCTGCGTGGCGGTCCCGCTCCTTCCGGAGAACGGCCTGGTGGCGGCGATGTCGGTCTCCGGCCCGACCGGACGCATGGGCGGCGATCGCCGCGAGCAGATCGTCGAGCACCTGCGCGACGTCGCGTCCGAACTGGTGACCTGGATGGACGGCGAGAGCGTCGACCTGCAGCCGACCGCCAACGGCGTCTGA
- a CDS encoding SDR family NAD(P)-dependent oxidoreductase, producing the protein MVRYGFEGKVVIVTGGASGVGRATARRFAAEGAAVVVADVDDPGGKETVDGILREGGTAVYVHADVSLEEEAERLVRTAVDTYGGLDVAVNNAAILGRFLPAADTPTEQFDRITAINLRGVFLGMKKQVPAMLERGGGAIVNVSSAAGLQAQPMAVAYTASKHGVNGLTKTSAIEYAAAGVRVNAINPGGIDTPMAAAAMADFPPEVLEAMKSAPNAHPLGRSASPEEIAAVIAFLASQDASDVVGACVPVDGGMTAKLG; encoded by the coding sequence ATGGTCCGGTACGGGTTCGAAGGCAAGGTCGTCATCGTGACCGGTGGCGCGTCCGGGGTCGGCCGCGCGACGGCGCGGAGATTCGCCGCCGAGGGCGCTGCGGTCGTGGTCGCCGACGTCGACGACCCGGGCGGCAAGGAGACGGTGGACGGCATCCTGAGAGAGGGTGGCACGGCGGTCTACGTCCACGCCGACGTCTCGCTCGAGGAGGAAGCAGAGCGGCTCGTCCGTACGGCGGTCGACACCTACGGCGGCCTGGACGTGGCCGTGAACAACGCGGCCATCCTCGGCCGGTTCCTGCCGGCGGCCGACACGCCCACCGAGCAGTTCGACCGCATCACCGCCATCAACCTGCGCGGCGTCTTCCTCGGCATGAAGAAGCAGGTGCCGGCGATGCTCGAGCGGGGTGGCGGCGCCATCGTCAACGTGTCGTCGGCGGCCGGGCTCCAGGCACAACCGATGGCGGTCGCCTACACCGCCTCCAAGCACGGCGTGAACGGACTGACGAAGACGTCCGCGATCGAGTACGCCGCCGCGGGCGTGCGTGTGAACGCGATCAACCCGGGCGGCATCGACACCCCGATGGCTGCCGCGGCGATGGCGGACTTCCCACCAGAGGTGCTGGAGGCCATGAAGTCCGCGCCCAACGCCCACCCGTTGGGACGGTCGGCGAGCCCGGAGGAGATCGCGGCGGTCATCGCGTTCCTCGCCTCCCAGGACGCAAGCGACGTCGTCGGGGCCTGCGTCCCTGTCGACGGCGGCATGACCGCCAAGCTCGGCTGA